In Thiospirochaeta perfilievii, a single window of DNA contains:
- the greA gene encoding transcription elongation factor GreA, with the protein MSETINKLSDMLKEEKWTGSGIASWSISNFNILNDLLEEITENNEADEAMELTNEHLEGSKNSLIALYLSGMISLETQLVDDTSFIILINIFVKNSKWNIVKYLCDKILEFGENKQALKTLAEYYTQENDKENLYAVWERLIKIDYEEADIIKKLAIAKEEAGDIDHAVSYYKKAIYRYINKKMVGNIGEIWSKLVEYCHTDIDFFIHVANKNTKIIGAEKSIILLEELYPKFNEEEDWDTCIIILKKILILDPKYGWARKEITNCFKNKYSDNSHLDEYIRLSNLSQGWRHVHDAISDFEKHISFDAGNFVYHRTWDIGVIKNIDGDNIIIDFVKKRGHSMSLKMAVNSLTSLNKKHIWVLKGVIAKDKLKAKVKGDVKWALTTIINSFESADMKKIKAELVPSVLTPGEWTTWGAEARKTLKTDSSFGNLPDNLDKFIVRDKPISYEEKAYNKFRADSKFFNRLEVINEFLENSDPDSEFFGEMFSYFTSFLNTANVNEYVVTSYIFVNNIMKVYPFLNPGINYSFNELFDDIEKLEELFSNIKLADYKKDFLSLIRTNCEDWVDIFVNLFPYYLNKHTVEVLIHTGHKDRVISLFKDIITHHREFRESLIWLARNADEENWYEKLDISYSELLVNLIQLLRVTYRDIENKKDAANNRKYNRQILSFLFKEGRINTFIDEFDQDEVARLFSIINDVKELDPSIRLGLKDKIALKFPKMKFYGEEDVEQTFSSARGLYCLEESYAKKQKELKHILDVEIPKNSKEIGIAIEMGDLKENAEYKAGKERQENLNITIGRLKEEIGKAKIVDPDSVDSSKVSFGTSIMLHNIDSNENENYIILGTWESDPSNRIISYMSPLGAELLGHVVGDVLSFEINERMFNYRIDSIDKYNF; encoded by the coding sequence ATGAGTGAAACTATTAATAAATTAAGCGATATGCTTAAGGAAGAAAAATGGACTGGAAGCGGTATTGCATCTTGGAGCATTAGTAATTTTAATATCCTAAATGATTTATTAGAAGAAATTACGGAAAACAATGAAGCGGATGAAGCAATGGAGCTAACAAATGAACACTTAGAAGGTTCTAAAAATAGTTTAATTGCACTTTATTTATCAGGAATGATTTCATTAGAAACTCAACTTGTTGATGATACTAGTTTTATCATCTTAATTAATATCTTCGTGAAAAATTCTAAGTGGAATATTGTTAAATACTTATGCGACAAAATATTAGAGTTTGGTGAGAATAAACAAGCATTAAAAACTTTAGCAGAATACTATACTCAAGAGAATGATAAAGAAAATTTATACGCTGTATGGGAAAGATTAATCAAAATTGATTATGAAGAAGCTGATATTATTAAAAAACTAGCTATTGCTAAGGAAGAAGCTGGAGATATTGACCATGCCGTTAGCTATTATAAAAAAGCTATTTACAGATATATTAACAAAAAAATGGTTGGTAATATTGGTGAAATTTGGAGTAAATTAGTCGAGTATTGCCATACTGATATTGATTTCTTTATTCATGTAGCAAATAAAAACACAAAAATAATTGGTGCTGAAAAATCAATTATTCTTTTAGAAGAACTCTATCCTAAATTTAATGAAGAAGAAGATTGGGATACATGTATAATAATTTTAAAGAAGATTCTTATATTAGATCCTAAATATGGTTGGGCAAGAAAAGAGATAACTAACTGTTTTAAAAATAAATATTCTGATAATAGTCATCTTGACGAATATATAAGATTATCTAATTTAAGCCAAGGCTGGAGACATGTTCACGATGCAATATCAGATTTTGAAAAACATATCTCCTTTGATGCTGGAAACTTTGTATACCATAGAACATGGGATATTGGGGTAATTAAAAATATCGATGGTGATAATATCATTATTGATTTTGTTAAAAAAAGAGGCCATTCAATGTCTCTAAAAATGGCTGTGAACTCTTTAACAAGTTTAAATAAAAAGCACATTTGGGTATTAAAAGGTGTTATTGCTAAGGATAAATTAAAGGCAAAAGTTAAAGGTGATGTAAAATGGGCTTTAACTACAATTATTAATAGTTTTGAATCAGCTGATATGAAAAAAATTAAAGCTGAACTTGTACCTTCTGTGTTAACTCCAGGTGAGTGGACTACTTGGGGTGCAGAGGCTAGAAAAACATTAAAAACTGATTCAAGCTTTGGTAACCTACCTGATAACCTTGATAAATTTATTGTTAGAGATAAGCCTATATCATATGAGGAAAAAGCATACAATAAATTTAGAGCTGACTCAAAGTTCTTTAATAGACTTGAAGTTATTAATGAGTTTTTAGAAAACTCTGATCCAGATTCTGAATTTTTTGGAGAGATGTTCTCATACTTCACATCTTTCTTAAATACAGCAAATGTGAATGAGTATGTAGTAACAAGTTATATTTTTGTTAATAATATAATGAAGGTTTATCCATTTTTAAACCCAGGCATTAACTATAGTTTTAATGAACTTTTTGATGACATTGAAAAATTAGAAGAACTATTCTCTAATATAAAATTAGCTGATTATAAGAAGGATTTTCTCTCACTTATAAGAACTAACTGTGAAGATTGGGTAGATATTTTTGTAAACCTATTTCCATACTACTTAAATAAACACACTGTAGAAGTACTTATTCATACTGGACATAAAGATAGAGTTATCTCTCTTTTTAAAGATATTATAACCCACCATCGTGAGTTCAGAGAGTCTCTAATTTGGCTTGCTAGAAATGCTGATGAAGAGAACTGGTATGAAAAACTAGATATAAGTTATAGTGAACTTTTAGTTAATCTTATTCAGTTATTAAGAGTGACTTATAGGGATATTGAAAATAAAAAAGACGCTGCTAATAATAGAAAGTACAATAGACAGATATTAAGCTTCCTATTTAAAGAGGGTAGAATTAATACTTTCATAGACGAATTTGATCAAGATGAAGTAGCTAGACTATTTAGTATTATTAATGATGTTAAGGAGTTAGATCCTTCAATTAGATTAGGATTAAAAGATAAGATTGCTTTAAAATTCCCTAAGATGAAGTTTTATGGAGAAGAAGATGTGGAACAAACGTTCTCTTCTGCAAGGGGTCTATACTGCTTAGAAGAGAGTTATGCTAAAAAGCAGAAAGAACTTAAACATATTTTAGATGTTGAAATACCTAAAAACTCTAAGGAGATTGGTATTGCAATTGAGATGGGAGACCTTAAAGAGAATGCTGAGTATAAAGCAGGAAAAGAGAGACAAGAAAATCTTAATATAACAATTGGTAGATTAAAAGAAGAGATTGGTAAAGCAAAAATTGTTGATCCTGATAGTGTTGATTCTTCAAAAGTATCTTTTGGTACTTCTATTATGTTACATAACATTGATTCAAATGAGAATGAGAACTATATAATACTTGGTACATGGGAATCAGATCCTTCTAATAGAATTATATCATATATGTCTCCTTTAGGAGCTGAACTCTTAGGTCATGTAGTAGGAGATGTTCTTAGTTTCGAAATTAACGAACGAATGTTTAACTACAGAATTGATTCAATAGATAAATATAATTTTTAA
- a CDS encoding tetratricopeptide repeat protein, translating to MRSGVKKNKRLSEFNQKSFEKHLNFAKDFLYQGKIEESWDAFHDALVINFESIEAKSGMKIAGYWKERQVKLDKIDDFFEKGEYLLREAKSFTKSYIHQNSILIDHGVKDIEHWIYNTAYISFKRYSELTNNEKNPDLLLKQGFCQKILGDYDLAQKLLEEAVTITKNSSSILAQLADVYSLIDEEKHSKLFFREAFFIAPQDIDLDSLESMIIKKIIENLEYKEYPLNELKEWIPVYGTILGLFSVKKELKPIEVGLLKQSIYSLNNQLTIGEINRGIVIPRLINHYFRLLDFFVSTNATKTEIEEILLNIKLLDKKIYDLYLN from the coding sequence ATGCGAAGTGGTGTAAAAAAGAACAAAAGGTTAAGCGAATTTAATCAAAAGAGCTTTGAAAAACATTTAAACTTTGCCAAAGATTTTTTATACCAAGGTAAAATAGAAGAATCATGGGATGCATTTCATGATGCTTTGGTGATTAATTTCGAGAGTATCGAAGCTAAATCTGGTATGAAAATAGCAGGGTATTGGAAGGAACGTCAAGTAAAACTTGATAAAATTGATGATTTTTTTGAAAAAGGTGAGTATTTACTTAGGGAAGCAAAGAGTTTTACTAAGAGTTATATACATCAAAACTCAATATTAATCGATCATGGTGTTAAAGATATTGAACACTGGATTTACAATACCGCTTATATATCTTTCAAAAGATATAGTGAGCTAACTAATAATGAAAAGAATCCTGATCTACTATTAAAGCAGGGTTTTTGTCAAAAGATACTGGGTGATTATGATTTAGCTCAAAAATTACTAGAAGAGGCGGTTACTATTACAAAAAACAGCTCTTCTATTTTAGCCCAGTTGGCAGATGTTTACTCATTAATTGATGAAGAAAAACATTCAAAATTGTTTTTTAGGGAGGCTTTTTTTATTGCTCCCCAGGATATTGATTTAGACTCTTTAGAATCGATGATTATTAAAAAGATTATCGAAAACTTAGAGTATAAAGAGTATCCTTTAAATGAATTAAAAGAGTGGATACCTGTATATGGTACAATCTTAGGACTTTTTTCAGTGAAAAAAGAACTAAAACCAATTGAAGTTGGACTACTAAAGCAGAGTATATACTCGCTTAACAATCAACTAACTATTGGAGAGATTAATAGAGGAATCGTAATTCCTAGATTAATTAATCACTATTTTAGACTTTTAGATTTTTTTGTTTCGACAAATGCTACTAAAACAGAGATTGAAGAAATTTTATTGAATATTAAACTATTAGATAAAAAAATTTACGACTTATACTTAAATTAG
- the rpe gene encoding ribulose-phosphate 3-epimerase, whose product MKDEDIENKKIISAPSVLSANFSKMGEAINTINEAGADWVHLDVMDGSFVPVITFGHKLVEDIRPLTDKVFDVHLMVNNPGNQIENFINAGANYLTIHYEADLHLNSTLKRIRDLGCKCGVSIIPSTPVSVLEHILPFVDLVLVMSVNPGFGGQTLIEDTLIKVTQLADIKKERGFDYLISIDGGVNRNTASKVISSGIDVFVAGSAFFGAQNPKEELKIIKGY is encoded by the coding sequence ATGAAAGATGAAGATATAGAAAATAAAAAAATCATAAGTGCACCTTCCGTTTTAAGTGCAAATTTTTCAAAAATGGGAGAAGCCATTAATACAATTAACGAAGCTGGTGCAGATTGGGTTCATTTAGATGTTATGGATGGATCATTTGTACCTGTTATAACTTTTGGTCATAAACTTGTTGAGGATATAAGACCGTTAACTGACAAGGTCTTTGATGTTCACTTAATGGTCAATAATCCAGGTAATCAAATTGAAAATTTTATTAACGCTGGTGCAAACTATTTAACAATCCACTATGAGGCTGATTTACACTTAAATAGTACTCTAAAAAGAATTAGAGATTTAGGTTGCAAATGTGGAGTGTCCATTATTCCATCTACACCTGTATCTGTTTTAGAGCATATTCTCCCTTTTGTAGATCTGGTTTTGGTTATGTCTGTTAATCCCGGTTTTGGAGGACAAACTTTAATAGAAGATACATTAATTAAAGTTACACAACTTGCCGACATTAAAAAAGAGAGAGGTTTTGATTATTTAATTTCCATTGATGGTGGAGTTAATAGAAACACTGCTTCTAAGGTCATTTCATCAGGAATAGATGTATTTGTTGCAGGATCTGCTTTTTTTGGGGCACAAAATCCTAAAGAAGAATTAAAAATAATTAAAGGGTATTAA
- a CDS encoding tetratricopeptide repeat protein: MSNFCFAEVLVDNDMVKGIDYYSKKSYLDSVYHFNLVIAKNNKLLNEAYYWKAKALYELNLYDQSKSTLELFFRKATIQTSYYEDSRFLYCKIFYKLKKYDDALLLFNQFTRNKSFNFYANAAIFWIGETYLQLSNLKLAKKSFEQYLKIYPDNKIALNRITNIDNILSIMEKKNSSDKITTLDKASWLSEYVSIEQKEATNSDKKYISNFLDSFENKDEFFDWLSKYYLVDKKNEKSSDKENIIKVEDKSDKPMESSELDYIEKALLDELEMKVLEELGVSN; this comes from the coding sequence ATGTCAAATTTTTGCTTTGCAGAAGTTTTAGTTGATAATGATATGGTAAAAGGGATAGATTACTATTCAAAAAAGAGTTACTTAGACTCTGTATACCATTTTAATTTAGTTATAGCAAAGAATAATAAACTATTAAATGAGGCTTACTATTGGAAGGCAAAAGCACTGTATGAGTTAAACCTCTATGATCAGTCTAAAAGTACCCTAGAACTTTTTTTTAGAAAAGCTACAATTCAAACTTCATATTATGAAGACTCTAGGTTTTTATATTGTAAAATTTTCTACAAATTAAAAAAGTATGATGATGCTTTACTACTGTTTAATCAGTTTACTAGAAATAAATCATTTAATTTTTATGCTAATGCAGCTATATTTTGGATTGGAGAGACATATTTACAACTCTCTAACTTAAAATTAGCTAAAAAGTCCTTTGAACAGTACCTAAAAATATATCCTGATAATAAGATTGCTCTAAATAGGATTACTAATATAGATAATATTTTATCTATTATGGAAAAGAAGAATTCATCAGATAAAATCACAACTCTAGATAAGGCTTCATGGTTATCTGAATATGTCTCTATTGAGCAGAAAGAGGCAACTAATTCAGATAAAAAGTACATATCAAATTTTTTAGATAGCTTTGAAAATAAGGATGAGTTTTTCGATTGGTTATCAAAATACTACTTAGTAGATAAAAAAAATGAAAAAAGTAGTGATAAAGAGAATATAATTAAAGTAGAAGATAAGTCTGATAAGCCTATGGAGAGTAGTGAATTAGATTATATAGAAAAGGCTCTATTAGATGAACTAGAAATGAAAGTTTTAGAAGAGTTAGGAGTTTCAAATTGA